In the Cytophagia bacterium CHB2 genome, CACCATTAATCAAAATTATCCGCACGCGCTTGCGGAAATCGACCAGGTCATTGCGCGCGCGCCCGAGAGCCCTCTTGGCCATCTCTTTCGCGCCGCCACTTTGCAAGCCATTATGCTCGACTATGAAGACGACCGGGAAGAGAAGGAATTTTACAAAAGCTTAAAAAATTGCCGGACGCGCGCGGAAAAATTGCTGCGGCAACAACCGAACAGCGCATGGGCGCATTTCTATCTCGGCAGCGCCCAGGGCTACGAATCGTTTTACGTATCAAAACACCGCCGCTATTTCCAAGCCTTTCAGCTCGGCTTAAAATCGATTCATCATCTCGAGACGGCGGTGCAGCTCGATCCGAAGCTGTACGACGCCCAGCTTGGCATCGGTACCTATAAATACTATCGCAGCAAGCTCAGCAACAAATTGCCCGTGCCGCTGTTCTCGGATGAGCGGGCTGCCGGCATCGCGATGGTGCGGCAGACGATTGCGCACGGCAAATATGCCAGGTATGCCGCGATTAACGCCCTCACCTGGATTTTATTGGATGAAGGAAAGCCGGCGGAAGCTTTTGCTCTGGCGGATTCCGCGCTGCAAGAGTTTCCCAACAGCCGTTTTTTTCTCTGGGGCGCGGGAGAATCGGCGGTGCGCTTGGGCGAATTTCAGCGCGCTCAGGACTATTACAGGCACATTATGACGACGTTACAGCAGGAAAACAAGTTATCGTCTTATTTGGAAGCCGTATGCCGCACCAAAATTGCAAAGGTGAGTTTTCTGGGCGGGCAAATTGAAACCGGTTGCCAGGAGCTTGCAACCGCGCGGCAACTAGATGTGCCGCATGATGATTGGCACAAAGACATCAAAAAAGATATTGCGACACTGGCCTCGCAATGCGCGAAATCGCCGGCCGCGGCCAACGGGCATTCGACTTCGCATTGAGTGTAGACGATACGTGTGGGGGGAGAGTGTTTGTAAGCTTTTCGTTCAGGAAACAGCCAGCGGCATCATCTGGCCGCTGCTGGCGTGCTCGGCTTTCGTCCAAAGCTGGCCGCAGGCCGCGTCAATGTCATCTCCCTTGCTCCAGCGCAGCGTCACCGGCACAATCGCATCCTGCATGCGTTGATAAAACGCCTGAATACGGTCCACGCTCGGCCGGCGGAAATGCTCATCCACGGCGTTGTAGGGAATCAAATTGACCTTGCAGGGAATTTTTGCAACGAGCTTTTTGAGACGGTCGGCGTCTTGCAAGCTGTCGTTAACATCCTCCAACAAAACATACTCAAACGTGACGCGTTGTCTGGCCTTTGCCGTGTAGGCCCGCGCCGCCGCCAGCAAATCGGCAATGGGATATTTGCGATTGAGCGGCATGAGTTTGTCGCGCACCTCGTCCGTGGTGGCGTTCAACGAAATGGCCAGGCGGAATTTGTGGCCTTCCTCGGTAAACTGCCGGATTTTCGGAATCAACCCGCTGGTCGAAATCACGATGTGTCGTTGGCCAAGATTGGGGCCTTCCTCGTCCGTCATCAAGTAACACGCTTTGATCATTTCATCGTAGTTGTTCATCGGTTCACCCATTCCCATCAACACAACGTTTGTCACATTGGTGCGACATACTCGCTGCGCGGTGAGCAGTTGATTGACGATTTCGCCGGCGGAAAGATTACGCAACAATCCCATTTTGCCGGTCGCGCAGAATTTGCAGTCGATGGGGCAACCCACCTGCGAGGAAACGCACAGCGTGCGGCGCGTCGCCTCGTGCATCATAACGCTTTCGATTTGAAAGCCGTCGGGCAAACGAAACAGCAATTTCTCCGCATCCTGCTTGCGCGAAATCTGCCGCTGCACCAGCGTCAATTCACCCACCTCGGCCACATCGCTCAAACGTGTGCGTAACGCCAGCGATAAATTCGTCATGTCCTCGAAATGCTCCGCCGAACGCCCATAAAGCCATTGAAAAAGCTGCTTACCGCGGAATGCCTTTTCGCCGAGGGCAACGCAGAACGTTGCCAGTTCGTCGCGCGTCATGCCGAGTAGTTGTGTTTTAGCCATAAGGAATGCCATTTAAGCAGAATACCCCTTTCCCGCAACCGGGAATGAATCCAAATGAAGGTAATTAAATTTCCTATTCGCGCTTATTCGCGTTCATTGGCGGTTTGAGATTTGGGAAAGTTATTTCTTCGGTGTAACATGCAGCGAGGTTGATAGAATATTTTCTACCTCTTCCTCGCTCAAATCGGTTAGCAAGCGTCCGTCTTTGGCGATGGAGATTTGGCCGGTTTCTTCGGAGGTGACCAGCACAAGCGCGTCTGATTCTTCCGACAAGCCGAGTGCGGCGCGATGGCGGGTACCGTAGCGTTTGTCGAGCAAATCGGTTTGCGAAAGCGGGAGGATGGCTTTGGCCGCAATGATTTCTTCGTTTTCGATGATGATGGCGCCGTCGTGTAGCGGTGATTTGGGGCTGAAAAAGGCGAGCAACACCGGCGCGAACGCCGCCGCCTGCAGCTTGATGCCGGTTTCTACCACGCTGCGAATGGCGTGATTGCGCACAATCACGATCAGCGAGCCGTGCCGCAAGCGCGATAATTCCTGCGTCGCTTTGACGATTTCATCGACCAGGCGCGAGCCGGTGACTTTGACAAAGAAGCGAATCACCGGGCTTTGGCCAAGATGCACCAGCATGCGCCGCAGCTCGGGTTGAAACAAAATCACAAAAGCGATCAGCCAGATGGTTTCCAGGCGGCTGAAAATCCAGCTCAGCCCGCTCATGTTCAAGATTTGCGCCAGCAATGAAACGGTGAGAATGAGCAGCAGCCCCACCGCCATTTGCGCGGCGCGCGAGCCGCGAATGAAAAGATAGAGGCGATACATCACAAAGCTGATCGCCAGAATGTCCAGAACATCGAGCAATGTCACGCGCAGAAACGCGACGCGAAAAAGTTCGAGATCAGTCATTTCGCCTCCCTACGCTTCATAGCCCATACGCCCGGCAATCAAATCGGCAATTTGACTGACGCGGCGCATTTCCTCGACATCATGCACGCGCACCATGTGTGCGCCGTTCGCAATAGACAGCGCTACCGCAGCGGCCGTGCCTTCCAGGCGTTGATCCGGCGGCAAATTTAGCACTTTGCCCACGAAGGATTTACGCGAAGGCCCGACCAGAATCGGGCAACCCAAACCGCGCAACTCCGCCAACCGGCGAATGATTTCAAAATTATGTTCGAGGCGCTTGCCGAAACCGATGCCGGGATCGACGATGATCCGCTCCCGCGGAATGCCGGCTTGCACTGCCGCCTGCACTTGCGTGTCGAGGTGAAGATAGATTTCATCGAGAAGATTTTCGTAAACGGGGTCGGCCTGCATATCCGCAGGCGTGCCCTTGATGTGCATCAAAATCACCGGCGCCTGCCGGGCCGCGACAATTTCCGCCATTTTCGGGTCAAACAGCAAGCCGCTGATATCGTTCACCATTGCGGCGCCGGCTTGCAGCGCAGCGTCAGCCACGGCCGCTTTGTAGGTATCGATACTGATCGGCACTTCGATTTTTTGGCGCAAGGCTTCGATTACCGGCACGACGCGTTCAATCTCTTCCTCCGCTGAAACCGGTTCCGCGCCTTCGCCATAAACGCCCTTCGGCCGCGTCGACTCGCCGCCGACATCGATTACATCAGCGCCGGCTTCCGCCAGATGCAGGCCGTGCGCAATCGCCTGTTCGCGGCTGTGATGGCGGCCGCCGTCGTAAAACGAATCCGGTGTGCAGTTGAGCACGCCCATGATCAACGTCGGCCCACCCAAAATCATGCTGCACTGCGGGCTGTCGATAACGAATTCATTGCGCGATTGATTTTCCAAAAACACGCGCAACTCGCGCGCAAATGCCGCCTCCTGGCTCGAAAGCGCCTGCCGGCTGGTTGCCAGATCGTGCAACTGTTCTTCATTCGAAAATAAATAAGCCACGCCGGCGGCGGCGACCCAGCACGGCAATCCCCGTAATGAAAAAGCCGAAAGCAAGCTGGACGAAAATTCTTGCTCCCGGCAGATGATCTTGAGAACCCAGGCATGCTGCCGCACGCGGCGGGCAAAATCATCGGCGCGCGGGCCGCGTTCGCCTTTCAACTCGGCTTGCAAATCCGCTTCATGAGTCAGGCAGAGTCTACGCAGCGAATAGGTTGGCATTATTTCTTCTCAAGCTTGTCGGGTAGCAAATTTTCCGGAATTTCTCCGCGCTGCAAGAGAACATCATAGAGATGTTTGCGCGCTTCTCCGGCAAAAACATCGTCATCGCCCGTGCTCAGACGAATGCGTTCACGCAAATACTGAATGGCCCTGTCCATATCTTTGCGCCGTTCGTAAATGTAGGCGAGATACAGCCGCGCATCCGCGTGATCATTGAGCTGCAGGGCGCGTTCAAAAAAGCGGATCGCGGTCGAGTCGTTCTCTTGATTGTAATATGCGATGCCGAGGTTATAATACGCATCGGCATTGGCCGGGTCAAGTGCGAGAATGCGCTCGAACAGCGGCAGTGTTTGCATGATCTCGTTTTTGGTGACGAAAATGCGGCCGAGCATCATCAGCACCGGCAGATGATCGGGATTCAAGCGGCGATACTTTTCGAGCAAGGCAATCGCCTCTTCCCGGCGGTTTGACAAAAGCAGATGATTCGCCGTAGCAATGGCCGCTTCAACATCAAAAGGATTGAGCGCAAGCGCCCGGCGGCACAGTTCAAGTTCGTCTTTGTAGCCGAGATCTTGCACGCGGCTCATGTGCAGTTGTGCAAGACTCAGATAGATTTTGCTATTGAGCGAATCCCGGGCAAGGGCGCGGCGCAACGCGTGTTCGGCGTCGTTCCATTTCTTGGCGTAAATGTACGTCTGCCCCAGCGTGAGCCAGCCCGCGGCCGACAAGGAATCGCGTTGCATGGCGGAGCGCAAGCGAGGGAGCAAGACGCGGAGAGAGTCCCGCCATTCCTGCTCGTGTGTGCGCCGTTGCGCGAGATAGTGCATGGTCGCGCGCGCAGACAGAACGGCAAACAAGGCTTGCGAGGTGTCGCTGAGCGCCAATGC is a window encoding:
- the folP gene encoding dihydropteroate synthase encodes the protein MILGGPTLIMGVLNCTPDSFYDGGRHHSREQAIAHGLHLAEAGADVIDVGGESTRPKGVYGEGAEPVSAEEEIERVVPVIEALRQKIEVPISIDTYKAAVADAALQAGAAMVNDISGLLFDPKMAEIVAARQAPVILMHIKGTPADMQADPVYENLLDEIYLHLDTQVQAAVQAGIPRERIIVDPGIGFGKRLEHNFEIIRRLAELRGLGCPILVGPSRKSFVGKVLNLPPDQRLEGTAAAVALSIANGAHMVRVHDVEEMRRVSQIADLIAGRMGYEA
- a CDS encoding TIGR00159 family protein, translating into MTDLELFRVAFLRVTLLDVLDILAISFVMYRLYLFIRGSRAAQMAVGLLLILTVSLLAQILNMSGLSWIFSRLETIWLIAFVILFQPELRRMLVHLGQSPVIRFFVKVTGSRLVDEIVKATQELSRLRHGSLIVIVRNHAIRSVVETGIKLQAAAFAPVLLAFFSPKSPLHDGAIIIENEEIIAAKAILPLSQTDLLDKRYGTRHRAALGLSEESDALVLVTSEETGQISIAKDGRLLTDLSEEEVENILSTSLHVTPKK
- a CDS encoding tetratricopeptide repeat protein translates to MQIPPGTIFILIGCGVVLLILWNLYQYSNALSKRAFQRIALLIIAAGMTAAFYFVLREHRRFASGRAKLLIFPFIQNAGEEQRSLSAEGFALAEGVAAGLASNPQEQLQILPAETIFELANRDSLHDPAYLLKLGNGLGVDFLGLGAYQVAAGNYQIQFQLFQSEQSQPLFQHSLKAPAHQPALAVGEINEKILTQLDLPNTDDTNASFPASRLAAAERLQYYGSYLDLVSGEPQQAARKAAALALSDTSQALFAVLSARATMHYLAQRRTHEQEWRDSLRVLLPRLRSAMQRDSLSAAGWLTLGQTYIYAKKWNDAEHALRRALARDSLNSKIYLSLAQLHMSRVQDLGYKDELELCRRALALNPFDVEAAIATANHLLLSNRREEAIALLEKYRRLNPDHLPVLMMLGRIFVTKNEIMQTLPLFERILALDPANADAYYNLGIAYYNQENDSTAIRFFERALQLNDHADARLYLAYIYERRKDMDRAIQYLRERIRLSTGDDDVFAGEARKHLYDVLLQRGEIPENLLPDKLEKK
- the rlmN gene encoding 23S rRNA (adenine(2503)-C(2))-methyltransferase RlmN; protein product: MAFLMAKTQLLGMTRDELATFCVALGEKAFRGKQLFQWLYGRSAEHFEDMTNLSLALRTRLSDVAEVGELTLVQRQISRKQDAEKLLFRLPDGFQIESVMMHEATRRTLCVSSQVGCPIDCKFCATGKMGLLRNLSAGEIVNQLLTAQRVCRTNVTNVVLMGMGEPMNNYDEMIKACYLMTDEEGPNLGQRHIVISTSGLIPKIRQFTEEGHKFRLAISLNATTDEVRDKLMPLNRKYPIADLLAAARAYTAKARQRVTFEYVLLEDVNDSLQDADRLKKLVAKIPCKVNLIPYNAVDEHFRRPSVDRIQAFYQRMQDAIVPVTLRWSKGDDIDAACGQLWTKAEHASSGQMMPLAVS